From one Cardiobacteriaceae bacterium TAE3-ERU3 genomic stretch:
- a CDS encoding GFA family protein, whose protein sequence is MNFPIHGSCQCGQVSYDILAKPQRVQACHCTECQKLSTAPYSITAIFAVDAIKFYGEMKEWTRSSDSGRLNSAKFCPDCGNRIYHFNPDDTSTVKLKLKPVHLTDDSLFAPTAHVWVSEKLDWVEIPEGMPTFDKQP, encoded by the coding sequence ATGAATTTTCCTATCCACGGATCTTGCCAATGTGGGCAAGTCTCTTACGATATCCTTGCCAAACCACAGCGCGTGCAGGCATGCCACTGCACTGAATGCCAAAAGCTCTCGACTGCGCCATACAGTATTACCGCCATTTTTGCCGTGGATGCAATTAAATTTTATGGTGAGATGAAAGAATGGACGCGCTCTTCGGACAGTGGACGCCTAAATAGCGCCAAATTCTGCCCCGATTGCGGTAATCGAATTTATCACTTCAACCCTGATGACACTTCGACAGTTAAACTGAAGCTAAAGCCGGTTCATCTTACTGACGATAGCCTATTCGCACCGACGGCGCATGTCTGGGTTAGTGAAAAGCTTGATTGGGTCGAGATTCCCGAAGGAATGCCAACGTTTGATAAGCAGCCGTAG
- a CDS encoding DNA photolyase family protein: MNNHGILNLFRSHDLRIADNPALHAAHREAADNGCALYLLYCNDGEDTSSAVGTWTKQCLNALQQQIAHLGGSITIASHQEIPALAAQRNIKSIHWNRRYTPGGIATDRQLKAALHNGNIAAHSHKASVLFEPFDTQTLNQQGNPYKVYTPFANNLLTNLEQISSPLPAPDNLSLAGQSIGEAITMQALQPWQEKVLSHWPVGEAAAHSHCVQWIAKQCQNYCMLRDIPSETYGTSKLSPWLNTGVLSPRQIIYQMLAQYPNFAEHPDLLTFCKEVLWREFAYHILYHFPDTLNRPFQQKFNQFPWQRAEDASSSLQRWEQGQTGIPIIDAGMRQLWVTGWMHNRVRMLVASYLTKNLRLHWQCGADWFMHTLIDADLASNTMGWQWVAGCGVDAAPYFRIFNPLTQAEKFDPQARYLKQWLPELAHLSAKQCFAPWAHVKDYPQPEVDIKVSRQAALELFKAL; this comes from the coding sequence ATGAATAACCACGGCATTCTCAACCTGTTTCGCAGCCATGACTTGCGCATTGCCGATAATCCGGCGCTACACGCTGCCCATCGCGAGGCTGCTGATAATGGTTGTGCGCTTTATCTGCTTTATTGCAACGATGGCGAGGATACCAGTAGTGCTGTCGGGACATGGACTAAGCAATGCCTCAATGCATTACAGCAGCAAATAGCACACTTGGGCGGCAGTATTACAATTGCCAGCCATCAGGAAATACCCGCACTTGCGGCACAGCGCAACATCAAATCCATCCATTGGAACAGGCGTTACACCCCAGGCGGTATTGCCACGGATCGGCAACTCAAGGCGGCACTGCACAATGGCAACATCGCGGCGCATAGCCATAAAGCGAGTGTGTTGTTTGAGCCGTTTGATACGCAAACGCTCAATCAGCAGGGCAATCCCTATAAGGTTTATACCCCTTTTGCAAATAACCTGCTTACCAATCTGGAGCAGATTAGTTCTCCGTTGCCTGCACCAGATAATTTGTCACTCGCGGGGCAAAGCATTGGTGAAGCTATTACCATGCAGGCATTGCAGCCGTGGCAAGAGAAAGTGCTTTCGCATTGGCCTGTCGGTGAAGCGGCGGCGCACAGCCATTGCGTACAATGGATTGCCAAACAGTGCCAAAACTACTGCATGCTACGCGATATACCAAGTGAAACGTATGGCACTTCAAAATTATCGCCCTGGCTGAACACAGGCGTACTTTCGCCACGGCAAATCATCTACCAAATGCTGGCTCAATATCCGAACTTTGCCGAACATCCTGACTTGCTCACGTTCTGCAAAGAGGTTCTATGGCGCGAGTTTGCCTACCATATTCTCTACCACTTTCCGGATACGCTGAACCGTCCGTTCCAGCAGAAATTCAATCAGTTTCCGTGGCAGAGGGCAGAAGATGCGTCGTCGTCCTTACAACGCTGGGAGCAAGGGCAGACTGGTATTCCAATTATTGATGCGGGCATGCGGCAATTGTGGGTAACGGGATGGATGCACAATCGTGTGCGCATGTTGGTTGCTTCGTACCTGACAAAAAACCTACGCCTGCATTGGCAGTGTGGTGCGGATTGGTTCATGCACACACTGATTGATGCCGATCTCGCCAGTAATACGATGGGCTGGCAGTGGGTTGCTGGATGTGGCGTTGATGCTGCACCATATTTCCGTATCTTTAATCCGCTTACCCAAGCGGAAAAATTCGACCCACAAGCGCGTTATCTCAAACAGTGGCTACCCGAACTCGCGCATCTGAGTGCCAAACAATGCTTCGCACCTTGGGCGCATGTCAAGGATTATCCGCAGCCAGAAGTTGATATCAAAGTAAGCCGACAGGCGGCGCTTGAGTTGTTTAAAGCGCTGTAG
- a CDS encoding S9 family peptidase, translating to MKKSLLFCALMAAAGGAHAAEEAALPGNPELPSSPEALAELAALAESDAPYQVEDFFTLPEVSGYQVSPDGKHLSWRKRNEQGKRDIWLRDVEMGEERQFITEGEDVIRGYGWINDDRIVFMQDSGGDENYHIYAIGLDEETPRDLTPFDGVRAMINNSLKDDKEHIIIEMNKDNPQLFEPYLLNVMNGELEKLYENPASDEPIEDFTFDKDGNLRLITRVVNGQDADLYYMVDGEFKKIKHVPFGETFGVLGFDEQSDNPDDAYVVSNEDGDKSVIYRYDLKKNEVIEKVFGDDTYDAGHVSLSRKRGYELDAIYYNGAKPQTIPQSETFTRWMDDLEKQLGDENEISIVDKDDDEKKLIIYVASDREPGSYYLYDTESTELEPLTQLFPHLKREDMSEMTPIEFTSRDGKTLHGYFSRPATVKEGEAVPVVVIVHGGPQGVRDSWGFDPQVQLLTSHGYGVLQVNFRISGGYGKEFFNAGLGQVGRKTMDDVEDGVAYIIDQGWADPERIAIYGGSHGGFAVLRGLIKTPDLYACGVDYVGVSNLYTFMESIPPYWESVRKMLYTIWYDPTDPEQQKIMDEVSPVQNADKITKPLFVVQGANDPRVNINEADQIVENLRNRGVDVPYMVKYDEGHGFAKEPNRLDMQRTMMGFLHKCLSPDNNQSDK from the coding sequence ATGAAAAAAAGTTTACTGTTTTGTGCGCTGATGGCCGCCGCTGGCGGTGCACATGCCGCAGAAGAGGCAGCATTGCCGGGCAATCCCGAATTGCCGTCATCACCAGAAGCATTGGCTGAGCTGGCCGCCCTTGCCGAGAGTGATGCACCGTATCAGGTCGAGGATTTCTTTACTTTGCCGGAAGTGAGTGGCTATCAGGTGTCGCCGGATGGCAAGCACTTGAGCTGGCGCAAGCGTAATGAGCAGGGCAAGCGCGATATTTGGTTGCGTGATGTGGAAATGGGCGAAGAACGCCAGTTCATCACTGAGGGCGAGGACGTTATCCGTGGTTACGGCTGGATTAATGATGACCGCATCGTGTTCATGCAGGACAGCGGTGGCGACGAGAACTACCATATTTACGCCATCGGCCTGGATGAGGAAACGCCGCGCGATTTGACCCCGTTTGATGGTGTGCGCGCGATGATTAACAACAGCCTCAAGGACGACAAGGAACACATCATCATCGAGATGAACAAGGATAACCCGCAGTTGTTCGAGCCGTACTTACTTAATGTGATGAACGGCGAGCTGGAAAAGCTTTATGAAAATCCTGCCAGTGACGAACCGATTGAAGATTTTACCTTTGATAAAGACGGCAACCTGCGCTTGATTACCCGTGTGGTCAATGGTCAGGATGCTGATTTGTATTACATGGTCGATGGTGAGTTCAAGAAAATCAAGCATGTTCCGTTTGGTGAGACCTTTGGCGTACTCGGCTTTGACGAGCAAAGCGATAATCCTGACGATGCCTATGTGGTGTCGAATGAGGATGGCGACAAGTCGGTTATTTACCGCTACGACCTGAAAAAGAACGAAGTCATCGAAAAAGTCTTTGGTGATGACACTTATGACGCGGGCCATGTCAGCTTGTCGCGTAAGCGCGGCTACGAGCTGGACGCGATTTACTACAACGGCGCCAAGCCACAAACCATCCCGCAAAGTGAAACCTTTACCCGCTGGATGGACGACCTTGAAAAGCAGCTTGGCGATGAAAACGAAATCAGCATAGTCGATAAAGACGACGACGAGAAAAAGCTGATTATTTACGTGGCCAGCGACCGTGAGCCGGGCAGCTATTATTTATACGACACCGAAAGCACCGAGCTTGAGCCGCTGACCCAGCTGTTCCCGCACCTCAAGCGTGAAGATATGTCAGAAATGACGCCGATTGAGTTTACTTCGCGTGACGGCAAAACCTTGCATGGCTATTTCAGCCGTCCTGCGACGGTGAAAGAAGGCGAAGCGGTGCCGGTGGTGGTAATCGTTCACGGTGGACCGCAAGGTGTGCGTGATAGCTGGGGCTTTGACCCGCAGGTACAATTGCTGACCAGCCACGGTTACGGCGTATTGCAGGTTAACTTCCGCATTTCCGGTGGTTACGGCAAGGAATTCTTTAATGCTGGATTGGGGCAGGTTGGGCGCAAGACTATGGATGATGTCGAGGACGGCGTTGCCTACATCATCGACCAAGGCTGGGCTGATCCCGAGCGCATCGCTATTTATGGCGGCAGTCACGGTGGCTTTGCCGTATTGCGTGGTTTGATTAAAACCCCTGATTTGTATGCATGTGGTGTGGATTACGTCGGTGTGTCCAACCTCTATACCTTCATGGAAAGTATCCCGCCGTACTGGGAATCGGTGCGTAAGATGCTCTACACCATTTGGTATGACCCGACTGACCCCGAGCAGCAGAAAATCATGGATGAAGTATCGCCGGTACAAAATGCCGACAAAATCACCAAGCCATTATTTGTCGTACAAGGTGCGAACGACCCGCGCGTCAATATCAACGAAGCCGATCAGATTGTCGAGAACCTGCGCAATCGCGGTGTCGATGTACCGTACATGGTGAAATACGACGAAGGCCACGGCTTTGCCAAAGAGCCAAACCGCCTCGATATGCAGCGCACCATGATGGGCTTCCTGCACAAGTGTTTATCGCCAGATAACAATCAATCAGACAAGTAA
- a CDS encoding copper-translocating P-type ATPase, with product MSEQSKVVVPLSGLSCGGCVRKLSEALQALDGVEQVQVDKQHASVSGAVSREAVVEVVESLGYEVPDVPPVLLNLSGLSCGKCVAKVKAALDARDDVFAHEVNKTRLQARTTATADELIALIESLGYEATVASDADAQPVACEVNVSETAQTGQHQADDELHQFILEGMTCASCVSSVEQAIAALDGVSEVRVNLAERTAAVWGSVAPASVEQAVKDAGYSAQLQDDAETRRAELADNQAAQYQRFRRDAWIALAVGAPLMLWGVLGGSMAVDSTTSRITWGVVALITLALLATVGRHYFVGAWQSIKHRRATMDTLVALGTGAAWLYSTAVVLMPSAFPDSARHVYFEATAMILGLITLGHAIETRARAKTSAALDRLLDLQPQTALVVIDGKEQTVPLADVTTGMTLRLKPGAKVAVDGEVSDGDSYVDESMLTGEPLAVHKAVGDTLHAGTVNQSGTLLYRATQVGKDTMLARIITLVRQAQTSKPALARLADRIAAVFVPVVVGIAVLTALLWYAFGPEPKISYMLITAVTVLIIACPCALGLATPLSVTIGVGRAAELGVLVRDAEALQLGAAVDTVVLDKTGTLTEGKPRLTTVHPVYGDEAALLATAAALEQSSEHPLAQAILAAHDQAIQPLQDFQSLGGKGVQGVLDDSPVALGNAAMMVAVGVDVREHDDTVQTMAEQGETPVYVACDGQLIGILGISDPLREDSAQAIKALHDLGLRVVMLTGDVQATADAIAAKVGIDEVVAGVLPDGKAEVVQRLQKEGRRVAMVGDGINDAPALAQADVGMAMGGGTDVAIESAAFTLMRHSVISVVDALALSRATLRNMKGNLLGAFIYNAVGIPIAAGILYPFTGALLSPVIAGGAMALSSITVVSNANRLRLFRSPLRGQSGNGTRASAAQ from the coding sequence ATGAGTGAGCAAAGTAAAGTGGTCGTGCCGCTGTCCGGCTTGAGTTGCGGCGGTTGTGTGCGCAAATTAAGTGAAGCGCTCCAAGCGTTGGACGGTGTCGAGCAAGTGCAAGTCGATAAGCAGCACGCGAGCGTCAGCGGTGCAGTGAGCCGTGAGGCGGTGGTGGAAGTGGTTGAAAGCTTGGGCTACGAAGTACCCGATGTGCCGCCAGTATTGCTCAATTTATCGGGTTTGTCCTGTGGAAAATGCGTGGCAAAGGTCAAAGCGGCACTCGATGCGCGTGACGATGTGTTTGCCCATGAAGTAAACAAGACCCGTTTGCAGGCTCGTACCACAGCGACAGCTGATGAGTTGATCGCGCTGATTGAATCATTGGGCTATGAGGCGACAGTGGCAAGTGATGCGGACGCACAACCGGTTGCTTGTGAGGTGAACGTATCAGAGACGGCGCAAACAGGTCAGCATCAAGCTGATGACGAATTGCACCAGTTTATTCTTGAAGGCATGACTTGCGCGAGCTGCGTGTCGTCGGTCGAGCAGGCGATTGCCGCGCTCGACGGGGTGAGTGAAGTGCGCGTCAATCTTGCCGAACGTACCGCAGCAGTGTGGGGTTCGGTTGCCCCTGCAAGCGTCGAACAGGCGGTTAAGGATGCTGGTTACAGTGCGCAGTTGCAAGACGATGCCGAAACCCGCCGCGCAGAACTGGCGGACAATCAGGCAGCACAGTATCAGCGCTTTCGCCGCGACGCATGGATTGCGCTGGCAGTTGGTGCGCCGCTGATGCTGTGGGGCGTGCTGGGTGGTTCGATGGCGGTCGATAGCACGACCAGCCGTATCACCTGGGGCGTGGTGGCATTGATAACATTGGCTTTGCTGGCCACAGTCGGGCGGCATTATTTTGTTGGCGCATGGCAATCCATCAAGCATCGCCGTGCAACGATGGATACGCTGGTTGCGCTCGGTACTGGCGCGGCGTGGTTGTATTCCACGGCAGTCGTGCTGATGCCGTCAGCGTTTCCCGACAGTGCGCGCCACGTTTATTTTGAAGCGACAGCGATGATCCTCGGCCTCATTACACTTGGCCATGCAATTGAAACCCGCGCCCGCGCCAAGACCTCGGCAGCGCTTGATCGCCTGCTCGATTTGCAGCCACAAACTGCGTTGGTAGTGATTGATGGCAAGGAACAAACCGTGCCGCTGGCAGATGTGACTACCGGCATGACTTTGCGCCTCAAACCGGGGGCAAAAGTAGCGGTGGATGGAGAAGTCAGCGACGGTGACAGCTACGTCGATGAATCCATGCTTACCGGCGAACCGTTGGCAGTGCATAAGGCAGTCGGTGACACGCTGCATGCCGGTACGGTCAATCAATCGGGTACGCTGCTTTATCGTGCTACGCAGGTCGGCAAAGATACGATGCTGGCGCGCATTATCACGCTGGTGCGCCAGGCGCAAACCTCGAAACCGGCACTGGCGCGGCTTGCTGACCGTATTGCGGCGGTGTTTGTGCCGGTGGTGGTCGGTATTGCTGTGCTGACCGCGCTGCTGTGGTATGCCTTTGGTCCTGAGCCAAAAATCAGCTATATGCTGATTACCGCGGTCACCGTGCTGATTATTGCCTGCCCGTGTGCATTGGGCTTGGCGACACCGTTGTCGGTGACGATTGGTGTCGGGCGTGCTGCCGAACTCGGTGTGCTGGTACGCGATGCCGAAGCACTGCAACTTGGCGCAGCGGTGGATACCGTGGTACTCGATAAAACCGGCACGCTGACCGAAGGCAAGCCGCGCTTGACCACTGTGCATCCTGTTTACGGCGATGAAGCAGCATTGCTGGCGACAGCGGCAGCGCTTGAGCAGTCGTCCGAGCATCCCTTGGCGCAGGCGATTCTCGCCGCGCATGACCAAGCAATTCAGCCGTTGCAGGATTTCCAATCGCTTGGCGGTAAGGGTGTGCAAGGTGTATTGGATGATTCGCCTGTGGCATTGGGTAATGCCGCGATGATGGTAGCGGTTGGCGTAGATGTGCGCGAGCATGACGATACGGTGCAGACAATGGCAGAGCAGGGCGAAACACCGGTTTATGTCGCGTGCGATGGTCAGCTGATTGGCATACTCGGCATCAGCGACCCGTTGCGCGAGGATTCAGCGCAAGCGATCAAAGCATTGCACGATTTGGGTTTGCGCGTGGTGATGCTGACCGGTGATGTGCAGGCGACCGCTGATGCGATTGCCGCCAAAGTGGGTATTGATGAAGTGGTGGCTGGTGTGTTGCCGGACGGCAAAGCCGAAGTCGTGCAGCGTTTGCAAAAAGAAGGCAGACGGGTGGCAATGGTTGGCGATGGTATCAACGATGCACCGGCGCTGGCGCAGGCTGATGTCGGTATGGCGATGGGCGGCGGCACTGATGTGGCGATTGAAAGTGCGGCGTTTACCCTGATGCGCCACAGCGTTATCAGCGTGGTTGATGCGTTGGCGTTATCGCGCGCGACCCTGCGCAACATGAAAGGCAATCTGCTCGGTGCATTTATTTACAATGCGGTTGGTATCCCGATTGCTGCTGGCATTTTGTATCCATTTACAGGTGCGTTGCTTAGCCCGGTGATTGCCGGTGGTGCGATGGCGTTGTCGTCGATTACTGTGGTCAGTAATGCTAACCGGCTGCGTCTGTTCCGCTCACCGTTGCGCGGGCAGTCGGGAAATGGCACTAGGGCATCAGCTGCGCAATGA
- a CDS encoding MaoC family dehydratase, producing the protein MDKKYLDDLQVGDTFSSGEYAITADNIKAFAKEYDPQPFHLDEAAAEGSFFHGLAASGWHTACVTMRLMVDSIPIAGGLIGAGGELRWPQPTRPGDTLHVVAKVLDIKPSRSKPDRGIVIAQIETFNQRDECVQHMQCKMLVFRREAQHE; encoded by the coding sequence ATGGATAAGAAATATCTTGATGACTTGCAGGTTGGCGACACGTTTAGCAGCGGTGAGTACGCGATAACGGCGGACAACATCAAAGCCTTTGCTAAAGAATACGATCCGCAGCCTTTTCACCTTGATGAAGCGGCGGCTGAGGGTTCTTTTTTTCACGGACTCGCAGCAAGTGGCTGGCATACCGCCTGCGTAACGATGCGGCTGATGGTTGATTCGATTCCGATTGCCGGTGGTTTAATTGGCGCAGGTGGTGAACTGCGTTGGCCACAGCCGACCCGCCCGGGGGACACATTGCACGTCGTTGCCAAAGTGCTGGACATCAAACCCTCACGCTCCAAGCCTGATCGCGGTATTGTGATTGCGCAAATAGAGACCTTTAACCAGCGCGATGAATGTGTGCAGCATATGCAGTGCAAAATGCTGGTCTTTCGCCGCGAGGCACAACATGAGTGA
- the pnp gene encoding polyribonucleotide nucleotidyltransferase — protein sequence MKHSTTFAYGQHQVTLETGEIARQADGAVLVNMDDTVVLVTAVAKRDVAEGQDFFPLTVDYQEKTYAAGKIPGGFLKREGRPSENETLTSRLIDRPIRPLFPEGFFNEIQIIATVMSYNPEVSADIPALIGASAALKLAGVPFAGPIGAARVGYKNGEYLLNPSNEALKSSDLDLVVAGTETAVLMVESQANELPEDVMLGAVMYGHEQMQTVIREINALAEKAGKPAWDWQAPARDEVLDGKIKELFAGKLSEAYQIADKQARQEAVANIHAEAVAQLVSEEEGGWSEKLVGNYVHDLEYRTVRDRILAKEPRIDGRDTLTVRPITIRTGVLPRVHGSALFTRGETQAIVVATLGTGRDAQLLDTISGEAKDNFMLHYNFPPYSVGETGRVGSPKRREIGHGRLARRGIEAVLPSDADFPYVMRVVSEITESNGSSSMASVCGTSLALMDAGVPTKAPVAGIAMGLVKEGERFTVLTDILGDEDHLGDMDFKVAGSANGVTALQMDIKIDGITRDIMEQALNQAKDGRLHILGIMNDAIDHHREELSEFAPRFTTMRIDTDKIREVIGKGGATIRSITEQSGATIEIEDDGSIKIAAVDKAAADEARRMIEEITAEPEIGRVYEGKVVKITDFGAFVAFLPGKEGLVHISQIADYRVEDVRDELSEGQDVKVKLIEVDRQGRVRLSIKEAQQ from the coding sequence GTGAAACATTCCACAACTTTCGCTTACGGACAGCATCAAGTAACGCTTGAAACGGGTGAAATCGCCCGTCAGGCCGATGGTGCGGTGCTGGTTAACATGGATGACACAGTTGTACTGGTTACAGCTGTCGCCAAAAGAGACGTGGCGGAAGGGCAGGACTTTTTCCCGCTGACAGTCGATTATCAGGAAAAGACTTACGCTGCCGGTAAAATCCCCGGCGGCTTCCTCAAGCGCGAAGGTCGCCCGAGTGAAAACGAAACGTTGACCTCGCGTTTGATCGACCGTCCAATCCGTCCGCTATTCCCAGAAGGCTTTTTCAACGAAATTCAGATTATTGCGACCGTTATGTCGTATAACCCTGAAGTCAGTGCTGATATCCCGGCATTGATTGGTGCTTCCGCAGCCCTCAAGCTCGCCGGCGTTCCGTTTGCGGGACCAATTGGCGCAGCGCGTGTGGGCTACAAAAATGGCGAATATTTGCTCAACCCTTCAAATGAAGCGCTGAAAAGCTCTGATTTGGATTTGGTCGTTGCCGGTACAGAAACCGCCGTCCTTATGGTTGAGTCACAAGCCAACGAATTACCTGAAGACGTCATGCTCGGCGCGGTCATGTACGGCCACGAGCAGATGCAAACCGTTATCCGCGAAATCAACGCACTGGCAGAAAAAGCTGGCAAGCCCGCATGGGATTGGCAAGCACCAGCGCGTGATGAAGTGCTGGACGGCAAAATCAAAGAATTGTTTGCTGGCAAGCTGAGCGAAGCGTATCAAATCGCTGACAAGCAAGCGCGTCAGGAAGCAGTCGCAAATATTCATGCTGAAGCTGTTGCACAGCTGGTTAGCGAAGAAGAAGGTGGCTGGTCAGAAAAGCTGGTCGGCAACTACGTGCATGATCTGGAATACCGCACAGTGCGTGACCGCATCCTTGCTAAAGAGCCACGTATTGATGGTCGCGACACGCTCACCGTGCGCCCAATCACTATCCGTACTGGCGTATTGCCACGCGTTCACGGCTCAGCCTTGTTCACTCGTGGTGAAACTCAGGCGATCGTTGTCGCAACACTCGGCACAGGCCGTGATGCACAGCTGCTTGATACCATTTCTGGCGAAGCGAAAGACAACTTTATGCTGCACTACAACTTCCCGCCGTACTCGGTTGGTGAAACTGGCCGTGTCGGCTCGCCAAAGCGTCGTGAAATTGGTCATGGCCGCCTTGCGCGCCGTGGTATCGAAGCGGTATTGCCAAGCGATGCAGACTTCCCGTACGTCATGCGTGTCGTTTCTGAAATCACCGAATCAAATGGCTCAAGCTCTATGGCTTCTGTCTGCGGTACCAGCCTTGCGCTGATGGATGCAGGCGTGCCAACCAAAGCACCGGTTGCCGGTATTGCTATGGGCTTGGTCAAAGAAGGCGAGCGCTTCACCGTTCTGACCGACATCCTCGGCGATGAAGATCACCTCGGCGATATGGACTTCAAAGTAGCCGGTTCAGCCAATGGCGTCACCGCACTGCAAATGGACATCAAGATCGACGGTATCACTCGCGACATCATGGAGCAGGCACTTAATCAAGCCAAAGATGGCCGCCTGCATATCCTCGGCATCATGAACGACGCGATTGATCATCACCGTGAAGAGCTGTCTGAATTTGCACCGCGCTTCACAACCATGCGTATCGATACTGACAAGATCCGCGAAGTCATCGGTAAAGGCGGCGCAACCATTCGTTCAATCACTGAGCAAAGTGGCGCGACCATCGAAATCGAAGACGACGGCAGTATCAAGATTGCCGCAGTTGATAAAGCAGCTGCTGATGAAGCACGCCGCATGATTGAAGAAATCACTGCTGAGCCTGAAATCGGCCGCGTGTACGAAGGTAAAGTAGTCAAGATTACTGACTTCGGTGCATTCGTCGCATTCCTGCCGGGCAAAGAAGGCTTGGTTCACATTTCACAAATTGCTGATTACCGCGTCGAAGACGTGCGTGACGAGCTGAGCGAAGGTCAGGACGTCAAGGTCAAGCTGATCGAAGTTGACCGTCAAGGCCGCGTTCGCCTGTCAATCAAGGAAGCGCAGCAATAA
- the rpsO gene encoding 30S ribosomal protein S15 — protein MLTLEKKKEIIEKYQRAEGDTGSPEVQVALLTARIEDLQGHFKQNKKDFHSRRGLLKMVSTRRRLLDYIKRHNFEGYRQLIADLGLRR, from the coding sequence ATGTTAACTCTTGAGAAAAAGAAAGAAATCATTGAAAAATACCAGCGCGCCGAAGGCGACACTGGTTCACCAGAAGTGCAAGTTGCACTGCTGACTGCTCGCATTGAAGACCTGCAAGGCCACTTCAAGCAAAACAAAAAAGACTTCCACTCACGTCGTGGCCTGCTGAAAATGGTCAGCACCCGTCGTCGCCTGCTTGACTACATCAAGCGCCACAACTTCGAAGGCTACCGTCAGCTGATCGCTGATCTTGGTCTGCGTCGTTAA